The Dehalogenimonas lykanthroporepellens BL-DC-9 genome includes a window with the following:
- a CDS encoding phosphoenolpyruvate synthase (KEGG: dev:DhcVS_494 phosphoenolpyruvate synthase/pyruvate phosphate dikinase~TIGRFAM: phosphoenolpyruvate synthase~PFAM: pyruvate phosphate dikinase PEP/pyruvate-binding; PEP-utilising protein mobile region; PEP-utilizing protein) has product MQKTPEAIVWFSQVNKEDIPVVGGKGANLGEMTAANIPVPPGFIVTAHAYYEFIQSSGIQNKIKSLLENLDVEDSKALSNAASEVKKLIMGTPIPETLAIKIKEAYQKLGEGLVAVRSSATAEDLPEASFAGQQSTYLNIEGSDSVVNAVQKCWASLFESRAIYYRADQGFDHFQVGIAVPVQRMVQSVTSGVIFTIEPITSDPTKVVIEAIYGLGEGLVSGEITPDLFIIDKSGPSILSRRISRQTRRLVRNTGNRVNDNNQETNYWQAVPTAKQEIQKLTDEDILKLAELAIHIEKHYGSPQDIEWAKENGDIFVVQSRPVTALKESTEMEPEIKQPIILAGAAASPGLASGGVKIVLDPNEIDRVISGDILVAEMTTPDFVPAMKRAAAIVTNRGGRTSHAAIVSRELGIPCVVGTGEATTLLKEGQVITVDGAHGKVYNGKVTRRVQTSSVVSLMRDSILTKTKVYVNLAQPELAEIVAARNVDGVGLLRAEFIISAIGKHPNYMVEQGRQEEFIQKLYEGILPFAKAFSPRPVVYRTTDFKTNEYRELEGGDIYEQPEENPMLGYRGASRYIRDIDSFKLEIEAIKRVRQDYPNLWVMIPFVRTVDELKRTIDLLAAEGLKRGPDFKVWMMTEIPANIFLIDKFIDAGIDGISIGSNDLTQLVLGIDRDSEKLQDTFDERNEAVMAALEIAVTTARRRGITASICGQAPSVYPELTEKLVSWGITSVSVSPDMIGTTREIIAKAEAKQGKQLPGM; this is encoded by the coding sequence ATGCAGAAAACCCCTGAGGCAATAGTATGGTTCAGCCAGGTAAATAAAGAAGACATACCAGTTGTCGGCGGTAAAGGGGCGAATCTTGGTGAGATGACTGCCGCCAACATTCCAGTTCCTCCCGGATTCATTGTGACAGCGCATGCTTATTATGAATTCATCCAGTCATCAGGTATTCAAAACAAAATAAAATCCCTGCTTGAGAACCTGGATGTAGAAGACTCCAAAGCGTTATCCAATGCAGCCTCTGAAGTAAAGAAATTAATCATGGGTACTCCTATCCCTGAGACTCTGGCGATAAAAATCAAAGAAGCCTATCAAAAACTTGGTGAAGGACTGGTTGCTGTACGGTCCTCGGCTACCGCTGAAGACTTACCCGAAGCCTCCTTCGCCGGCCAACAAAGCACTTATCTCAATATCGAAGGTTCTGACTCCGTGGTTAACGCGGTTCAAAAATGCTGGGCTTCGCTTTTTGAATCCCGGGCAATTTATTATCGAGCCGACCAGGGTTTCGATCATTTTCAAGTTGGCATAGCCGTTCCAGTTCAGAGAATGGTTCAATCGGTTACCTCCGGCGTGATCTTCACCATTGAACCGATTACCAGTGACCCAACCAAAGTTGTCATCGAGGCTATTTACGGACTGGGTGAAGGTCTGGTTTCCGGTGAAATTACACCTGACCTGTTCATTATCGACAAAAGCGGGCCGTCGATCTTATCCAGAAGAATAAGCCGACAGACTCGGCGATTGGTGCGTAACACAGGCAACAGAGTAAATGATAATAATCAAGAGACCAATTATTGGCAGGCCGTACCAACCGCTAAACAGGAAATTCAAAAATTAACCGATGAAGATATCCTCAAACTCGCCGAATTAGCCATTCATATCGAAAAGCATTACGGTTCGCCGCAGGATATCGAGTGGGCCAAAGAAAATGGGGATATATTCGTAGTCCAGTCCAGACCGGTAACCGCTTTGAAGGAAAGTACCGAGATGGAGCCGGAAATCAAACAACCTATCATACTCGCCGGCGCCGCGGCCTCACCTGGTCTGGCCTCCGGTGGCGTTAAAATTGTCCTGGATCCCAACGAAATAGACCGTGTTATCAGCGGGGATATCCTGGTCGCTGAAATGACCACTCCTGATTTTGTACCGGCGATGAAAAGAGCCGCCGCGATTGTCACCAACCGAGGCGGCAGAACGTCACATGCCGCCATCGTCAGTCGCGAATTGGGCATTCCTTGTGTTGTCGGTACAGGCGAAGCCACAACCCTTTTGAAAGAAGGGCAGGTTATAACTGTCGACGGAGCCCATGGCAAGGTTTATAACGGCAAAGTCACCCGTCGAGTTCAAACCTCTTCCGTGGTCAGTCTGATGCGTGACTCGATTCTCACCAAGACCAAAGTGTATGTCAACTTGGCACAACCTGAACTGGCAGAAATCGTTGCCGCCCGCAACGTTGATGGCGTAGGTCTGCTCCGGGCAGAATTCATCATCAGCGCTATCGGCAAGCATCCCAACTATATGGTCGAACAAGGCCGACAAGAAGAATTTATTCAAAAGCTGTATGAAGGAATTCTGCCTTTCGCCAAAGCTTTCAGTCCCCGCCCTGTTGTATATCGCACCACCGACTTTAAAACCAACGAATATCGAGAACTGGAAGGCGGCGATATCTACGAACAGCCCGAAGAAAACCCCATGCTTGGCTACCGGGGCGCTTCCAGATACATTAGAGACATCGATAGTTTCAAGCTGGAAATCGAAGCTATCAAAAGAGTGCGACAGGATTATCCTAATCTCTGGGTGATGATTCCCTTTGTGCGCACCGTTGATGAATTGAAACGCACTATCGATTTACTGGCGGCTGAAGGTCTGAAACGAGGGCCTGACTTCAAGGTATGGATGATGACCGAAATACCTGCCAATATCTTTTTAATAGATAAGTTCATTGACGCGGGTATCGACGGTATTTCGATCGGTTCCAATGATCTTACACAGTTGGTACTGGGTATCGACCGAGATTCCGAGAAACTGCAAGATACCTTCGACGAACGTAACGAAGCTGTAATGGCGGCATTGGAGATTGCGGTAACTACCGCCAGGAGAAGAGGTATTACCGCTTCAATATGTGGACAGGCCCCATCAGTATATCCGGAACTGACCGAGAAACTGGTATCCTGGGGTATAACGTCGGTTTCAGTATCGCCGGACATGATAGGTACGACAAGAGAAATAATTGCAAAAGCTGAAGCCAAACAAGGCAAACAGTTGCCTGGAATGTAG
- a CDS encoding integrase catalytic subunit (KEGG: deb:DehaBAV1_1325 integrase catalytic subunit), with translation MNLMLLGYLTLAEVYADAMENPCNDVVKSSVTKPAGMAELSLNKVTILSY, from the coding sequence TTGAACTTGATGCTCCTGGGATACCTGACACTGGCGGAAGTGTATGCTGATGCTATGGAGAATCCTTGTAACGACGTGGTAAAATCATCGGTAACTAAACCCGCAGGGATGGCAGAACTCTCGCTTAATAAGGTCACTATTCTGTCCTACTGA
- a CDS encoding regulatory protein MerR (PFAM: regulatory protein MerR~KEGG: swo:Swol_0385 MerR family transcriptional regulator), with the protein MTKTVKGTKYYRTAEVCQLAGISRTTLFRWLKNDFLGETVARDRRGWRLFTEEDVDKLKAEANRIDQPGM; encoded by the coding sequence ATGACAAAAACTGTAAAGGGAACCAAATATTATCGAACCGCTGAAGTCTGTCAACTCGCCGGAATAAGCCGGACTACTTTATTTCGGTGGTTGAAAAATGATTTTCTCGGCGAGACGGTTGCAAGGGATAGGCGGGGCTGGAGGCTTTTTACAGAGGAAGACGTCGACAAGCTTAAGGCTGAAGCCAATCGTATCGACCAACCCGGCATGTAA
- a CDS encoding DNA primase (SMART: zinc finger CHC2-family protein; Toprim sub domain protein~manually curated~TIGRFAM: DNA primase~KEGG: deb:DehaBAV1_0527 DNA primase~PFAM: DNA primase catalytic core domain; zinc finger CHC2-family protein; TOPRIM domain protein; DNA primase, DnaB-helicase binding domain), with product MDTVSEIKNRADIIEFIGRYTKLSRSGKALKGLCPFHAEKHGSFFVYPDQQSWHCFGACGVGGDIFSFIMKKEGLTFPESVERLAEIYGVPMNNIGASSKTQEQRDTLFQVNSAAARLFHDLLLNSPQAEKARQYLGNRGVSSTSVSDFQLGFALPDWQHLKEHLNSQGYQDEFVLETGLLAKSDSGRIYDRFRDKLMIPIFDHKSRVIGFGARTMDDTLPKYINSPDSPTFSKSAALFGINMAVSDIRKSDQAIIVEGYFDVIASHQAGFKNTVASMGTAITESQVNTLRKLTKNIILALDADEAGAEAMARSLPHEAVLGNELKVAVAPAGQDPDDIIRKNPEDWNSLIGEAKPLMEFIIERTSHNYDLKTAGGKSKFSDEILNYIAAIKDPVRKGHYLAELSRKVAIDTAELQYGLNRLKRTSSKASPERVGPAIAANSTSIEDYLLSIYIRHPELRATCQGMKAEFFAGTENREIFKKLNDTSKNADSALVIEDVFRPHYDYLMSIQEPKALLQERLTECALRIEEKYLKSTASNIKTILENLEPDAIEESERCQHRLILINQRLADIFRSKNELLRRSRR from the coding sequence ATGGATACAGTATCTGAGATAAAAAATCGGGCCGATATTATCGAATTTATTGGCCGTTATACCAAGCTTTCTCGCTCAGGAAAAGCCCTCAAGGGATTGTGCCCTTTTCATGCCGAAAAGCATGGAAGTTTTTTCGTATATCCGGACCAACAGTCCTGGCATTGTTTTGGAGCATGTGGCGTTGGTGGAGATATTTTTTCTTTTATCATGAAAAAAGAGGGGTTGACGTTCCCAGAGTCTGTTGAACGCCTGGCAGAAATATATGGAGTCCCAATGAACAATATTGGGGCCTCAAGCAAAACCCAAGAACAGCGAGATACCTTATTCCAGGTTAATTCTGCGGCGGCTCGACTGTTCCACGACCTGCTCTTAAATTCACCACAGGCCGAGAAAGCCCGGCAGTACCTGGGAAACAGAGGGGTTTCATCGACCAGTGTGTCGGATTTTCAATTAGGGTTCGCTCTGCCGGATTGGCAACACCTGAAGGAACATCTCAACAGCCAGGGATATCAAGATGAATTCGTCCTTGAAACCGGATTACTGGCCAAATCCGACAGCGGGCGGATATATGACCGCTTCCGCGACAAGTTGATGATTCCGATATTCGATCATAAAAGCCGAGTCATCGGGTTTGGTGCTCGAACAATGGACGATACCTTGCCAAAGTATATCAATTCCCCTGATTCACCGACTTTTTCCAAAAGTGCCGCACTTTTCGGCATCAATATGGCAGTTTCAGATATCAGGAAAAGCGATCAGGCTATAATTGTCGAGGGTTACTTCGATGTTATTGCCAGCCATCAGGCAGGTTTCAAAAACACGGTAGCAAGCATGGGAACCGCCATAACCGAAAGCCAGGTCAATACCTTGCGCAAGTTGACAAAAAATATAATCCTTGCGCTTGACGCCGACGAAGCCGGAGCCGAAGCTATGGCCCGTAGTCTGCCCCATGAAGCGGTACTTGGCAATGAATTGAAGGTTGCCGTTGCTCCAGCGGGGCAAGACCCCGATGATATAATCAGAAAAAATCCTGAAGATTGGAACAGCCTTATCGGTGAAGCCAAGCCATTGATGGAGTTCATCATAGAGCGGACCAGCCATAATTATGACTTGAAAACAGCTGGAGGCAAATCAAAGTTTTCCGACGAAATATTGAATTATATTGCCGCCATCAAAGACCCGGTCCGAAAAGGTCATTATCTGGCCGAGCTTTCCCGCAAGGTGGCAATCGATACCGCTGAACTACAATATGGTCTTAACCGGCTGAAAAGAACTTCATCCAAGGCAAGCCCTGAACGGGTTGGTCCGGCCATCGCCGCCAATTCAACCAGTATCGAAGACTATCTTTTATCGATATATATACGACACCCTGAACTCAGGGCGACCTGTCAGGGAATGAAGGCGGAATTCTTCGCCGGAACTGAAAATCGGGAAATATTCAAGAAACTGAATGATACGTCAAAAAACGCCGATAGTGCATTGGTCATCGAAGATGTTTTCAGACCGCATTATGATTATCTGATGTCCATTCAGGAACCCAAAGCATTATTACAGGAACGACTAACCGAATGCGCTTTGCGCATAGAGGAAAAATATCTGAAATCTACAGCGAGCAATATCAAGACCATCCTGGAAAATCTGGAACCGGACGCTATCGAGGAATCGGAAAGATGTCAACACCGGTTAATTTTGATTAACCAGCGGCTGGCAGATATATTTCGGTCGAAGAATGAATTGCTACGCAGGTCACGGAGGTAA
- a CDS encoding protein of unknown function DUF151 (PFAM: protein of unknown function DUF151~KEGG: deg:DehalGT_0493 protein of unknown function DUF151) yields the protein MIEMTIESIRVSLVNYQRVVMLKEKNTLRYLPIWIGSAEAQAIAIRLQEGIQVQRPMTHDLLQTTIEVLGASVEYVIVNDLKNDTFFAKILMNVGGNQVEIDSRPSDALALAVRVDVPIYADESVLDKAGIVLDRESDASESLENIDHNTDVTERRKKASEDEINKMSAFRDFIDNLDLEDFDKRKS from the coding sequence ATGATAGAAATGACCATTGAAAGCATTCGTGTAAGCCTTGTGAACTACCAGCGCGTGGTCATGTTGAAGGAAAAAAATACCCTCAGGTATCTGCCAATCTGGATAGGCTCGGCCGAAGCCCAGGCCATTGCTATACGTCTTCAGGAAGGGATCCAGGTACAGCGTCCAATGACTCATGACTTGTTACAGACTACTATAGAAGTCCTTGGGGCTTCTGTAGAGTATGTTATTGTTAACGATCTGAAAAATGATACGTTTTTCGCCAAGATTCTCATGAACGTAGGTGGGAACCAAGTTGAAATTGACTCCCGTCCTTCCGATGCCTTGGCTTTAGCTGTACGCGTTGATGTCCCTATATATGCCGATGAATCGGTGTTGGACAAAGCCGGAATTGTGCTTGACAGAGAAAGTGATGCCTCGGAATCTCTTGAAAACATTGACCATAATACCGATGTCACTGAACGGCGGAAGAAGGCCAGCGAAGATGAAATCAATAAAATGAGCGCGTTCAGGGATTTCATAGATAATCTGGATTTGGAAGATTTCGACAAGAGGAAATCCTGA
- a CDS encoding transposase IS3/IS911 family protein (KEGG: deb:DehaBAV1_1326 transposase IS3/IS911 family protein) translates to MKGIRKQHSPAFKAKVALEALKGEQTIAEIAGRHQIHPNLVSKWKKALQDEAASIFSEGHTRKQQQDENLVAQRVRRNRQFCS, encoded by the coding sequence ATGAAAGGAATCCGCAAACAACACAGTCCAGCCTTCAAGGCTAAAGTAGCCCTGGAAGCGCTCAAAGGGGAGCAAACCATCGCTGAAATCGCCGGCCGTCACCAGATACATCCGAATCTGGTATCCAAATGGAAGAAAGCTCTCCAGGATGAAGCCGCCAGTATCTTCAGCGAAGGGCATACTCGTAAACAGCAACAGGATGAAAACCTGGTAGCCCAGCGAGTTCGAAGGAATAGGCAATTTTGCTCATGA
- a CDS encoding conserved hypothetical protein (KEGG: mul:MUL_2710 hypothetical protein), which translates to MMKKRLLIISPLATLVIITGIFIASRPAAVIKVTQSDMEQAAASNGGLIIRDVTLSKGDTFTAKLYAAGQAGMRWSVSFTNPAVVRQDGARKFTGEFFFGGRSGEEWTFKAVDAGTAVISMSYASVGILDTPPPVINQLIVSINVE; encoded by the coding sequence ATGATGAAGAAACGTCTCCTGATCATTTCACCACTGGCCACCCTGGTGATAATAACCGGCATCTTCATAGCCTCACGCCCGGCCGCCGTCATCAAGGTAACTCAATCGGATATGGAACAGGCGGCGGCCTCCAATGGCGGCTTGATAATCCGGGATGTTACCCTCTCCAAAGGGGATACATTTACCGCAAAACTATACGCCGCCGGTCAGGCCGGTATGCGCTGGAGTGTCAGTTTCACTAATCCGGCTGTTGTCAGACAGGACGGCGCACGGAAGTTTACCGGGGAATTCTTCTTCGGCGGCCGGAGTGGTGAAGAATGGACATTTAAAGCGGTCGATGCCGGGACGGCCGTTATCTCAATGTCATATGCCTCTGTTGGTATATTAGATACCCCACCGCCTGTTATCAACCAGTTAATAGTCAGCATCAACGTGGAATAA
- a CDS encoding Integrase catalytic region (PFAM: Integrase catalytic region~KEGG: neu:NE0155 integrase catalytic subunit), with product MKELRLKYPVPILRRMLGVSGSGFYAWMDRPLSKRGQEEARLELEIKAADKRTRQTYGPERLQRDLAAHGVKVGICRIKRIRKKLGIRCKQKSKFKVTTDSRHRLPVAGNLLAQKFVASRPNDVWLTDITYISTDEGWLYLAGHKDLWNGEIVGYAMGKRLTRNLVNESLLRAVAAKHPAEGLLHHSDRGSQYCSLEYRRLLERFGLRASMSRKGNCYDNAPMESFWGTLKQELVNHRRYRTRQEAIREITEYIEIFYNRQRRQARLGFLSPAAYAQQFYAGLVAA from the coding sequence ATGAAAGAACTGCGGCTCAAATATCCAGTCCCTATTCTCCGGCGAATGCTTGGTGTCTCCGGTAGCGGCTTTTATGCCTGGATGGATAGGCCTTTATCGAAGCGGGGTCAGGAGGAAGCGCGGCTTGAGTTGGAGATCAAGGCAGCGGATAAGCGGACGCGCCAGACCTATGGGCCGGAGCGACTACAGCGGGATTTGGCAGCGCACGGCGTGAAGGTGGGTATTTGCCGTATCAAGCGTATCCGGAAAAAGCTGGGGATACGTTGCAAACAGAAGAGTAAGTTCAAGGTTACCACGGATTCCAGGCACAGGTTGCCGGTAGCCGGAAACCTGTTGGCGCAGAAGTTTGTGGCCTCCAGGCCGAATGATGTATGGCTCACCGATATCACCTATATTTCCACCGATGAAGGTTGGCTGTATCTGGCAGGCCACAAGGACCTGTGGAATGGCGAAATTGTCGGATATGCCATGGGTAAGCGCTTGACCAGAAACCTGGTCAATGAGTCTTTGCTTCGGGCGGTGGCCGCTAAACATCCGGCCGAGGGGCTGTTGCACCACTCTGACCGGGGTAGCCAGTATTGCTCCCTTGAGTACCGGCGACTACTGGAACGATTTGGCTTGAGAGCTTCCATGAGCCGGAAAGGGAACTGCTACGACAACGCACCTATGGAGAGCTTCTGGGGAACGCTAAAACAGGAACTGGTGAATCATCGGCGCTATAGAACCAGACAAGAAGCCATCCGGGAGATCACGGAGTATATCGAAATCTTCTACAACCGGCAACGCCGGCAAGCCAGGCTGGGATTCTTGTCGCCGGCGGCTTATGCTCAACAATTCTACGCAGGACTGGTGGCGGCATGA
- a CDS encoding deoxyguanosinetriphosphate triphosphohydrolase (TIGRFAM: deoxyguanosinetriphosphate triphosphohydrolase~PFAM: metal-dependent phosphohydrolase HD sub domain~KEGG: deg:DehalGT_0491 deoxyguanosinetriphosphate triphosphohydrolase~SMART: metal-dependent phosphohydrolase HD region) yields MSNTDYSIRQSLEQREDQWLSPFASRSSATRGRHRQETPCDLRTEFQRDRDRIIHSKAFRRLKHKTQVFIAPSGDHFVTRLTHTLEVSQLARTIARGLNLNEDLVEAISLGHDLGHTPFGHVGEEVLSELYAKGFRHNEQSLRVVDVLEKNGHGLNLTWEVRDGILNHSKTRQGILAGKTGRPSTPEGEICRLADALAYVNHDIGDAIRARLITEGELPAKATKILGSSHSTRINTMVTDVITFSWGLSGKASDLPPVIGMSEPVLEATNSLREFMFQKVYSRQDEEAEGARKIVQSMYSFLLAFPHRMPDEYIYEDDPERGVVDYIAGMTDLFASSMAMAFGLI; encoded by the coding sequence ATGAGCAATACCGATTATTCCATCAGGCAAAGCCTTGAACAGCGAGAAGACCAATGGTTGTCTCCATTCGCCAGCCGTTCCTCGGCGACGCGAGGGCGCCATAGGCAGGAAACACCCTGCGACCTCAGAACAGAGTTTCAACGAGACCGTGACCGCATTATCCATTCAAAGGCGTTTCGCCGACTGAAGCATAAAACGCAGGTGTTCATCGCTCCTTCCGGTGATCACTTCGTCACCAGATTGACCCATACTTTGGAAGTGTCACAGTTAGCCAGAACCATCGCTCGTGGCCTCAACTTGAATGAAGACCTCGTGGAAGCGATAAGCCTCGGTCATGACCTGGGCCACACTCCCTTCGGTCATGTAGGTGAGGAAGTCCTGTCAGAGTTATATGCGAAAGGATTTCGGCACAATGAACAGAGTCTACGGGTCGTCGATGTATTGGAGAAAAATGGACATGGCTTGAATCTTACCTGGGAAGTCAGGGATGGCATATTAAACCATTCCAAGACACGGCAGGGAATTCTTGCCGGTAAAACCGGGAGGCCATCCACACCTGAAGGGGAAATATGTCGACTGGCTGACGCACTGGCTTACGTCAACCACGATATTGGCGACGCCATCCGGGCCAGGCTCATTACTGAGGGGGAATTACCGGCCAAAGCCACGAAAATATTAGGTTCTTCTCATTCCACCAGAATCAATACCATGGTAACGGATGTCATCACCTTTTCCTGGGGACTGTCCGGTAAAGCGTCTGACTTGCCTCCGGTGATAGGTATGAGCGAACCAGTACTGGAGGCTACAAATAGCCTCCGTGAATTCATGTTTCAAAAGGTTTACAGCCGTCAGGACGAAGAAGCCGAGGGAGCCAGAAAGATCGTTCAATCAATGTATTCCTTCCTCCTGGCATTTCCCCATCGAATGCCTGATGAATATATTTATGAGGACGACCCGGAAAGAGGCGTTGTTGACTACATTGCCGGAATGACAGACCTGTTCGCCTCAAGCATGGCGATGGCGTTCGGATTGATATAG
- a CDS encoding transposase IS3/IS911 family protein (PFAM: transposase IS3/IS911 family protein~KEGG: bvi:Bcep1808_7228 transposase IS3/IS911 family protein), whose amino-acid sequence MERIPHGKYTREFRLEAVKLVTEDKLSVAEAARRLALPSNTLDNWLRKHRAGKLEEVGKSYRPLTEVEMELARVKKENAELKMEREILKKAAAYFARESLPGTRR is encoded by the coding sequence ATGGAAAGGATTCCACACGGGAAGTATACGAGGGAGTTCAGGCTGGAAGCGGTGAAGCTGGTGACAGAGGATAAATTGTCTGTGGCGGAAGCTGCCAGGCGGCTGGCACTGCCGTCAAACACCTTGGACAACTGGCTCAGGAAACACAGAGCCGGCAAGCTTGAAGAAGTGGGCAAGTCATACCGGCCGCTGACAGAAGTAGAGATGGAGCTGGCCCGGGTAAAGAAGGAAAATGCCGAACTCAAAATGGAGCGGGAAATATTAAAAAAAGCAGCCGCGTACTTTGCCAGGGAGTCGCTGCCCGGTACGCGGCGATGA
- a CDS encoding twitching motility protein (TIGRFAM: twitching motility protein~PFAM: type II secretion system protein E~KEGG: dev:DhcVS_793 twitching mobility protein~SMART: AAA ATPase) — protein sequence MSQIDEWLGLLVEQGGSDLHLRVPSPPVIRVDGELVILEQYPNLKTGDLELILDEIAKPEQKETFLREKELDFAYGVAGLARFRVSVMRQRGSLSMAFRQVPFQILSMERLGVPLICKDLIMKPRGMILVCGPTGSGKSTTMAAMVDYLNQSASKNVITIEDPIEYLHSNKKCLIAQRDLGDDTKSFAVALKHALRHDPDVIVVGEMRDLETISTAISAAETGHLVVGTLHTTDAAQTVDRIIDIFPSSQQQQVRLQFSQVLEAVLVQTLVPKTNLKGRVPAFEIMTATPAVRNLIREQKTHELTNVIQLSGKDGMMTLDQSLAELLRKNLVSKEEALLKSSHPEKLQKLLQYQATAGMH from the coding sequence ATGTCGCAAATTGATGAATGGTTAGGATTGCTGGTGGAGCAAGGTGGATCGGATCTTCACCTGCGGGTACCCAGCCCCCCAGTCATACGTGTTGACGGAGAATTAGTCATACTGGAGCAGTACCCGAATTTAAAAACCGGGGATTTGGAACTTATTCTGGATGAAATCGCCAAACCTGAACAAAAAGAGACTTTTTTAAGGGAGAAAGAACTTGATTTCGCTTATGGGGTGGCCGGTCTGGCGCGATTCCGAGTCAGTGTGATGAGGCAGAGGGGCTCCTTGTCAATGGCCTTCCGGCAGGTGCCTTTCCAGATTCTGTCAATGGAGAGACTCGGTGTGCCACTAATCTGCAAAGATCTAATAATGAAGCCACGAGGTATGATCCTGGTGTGTGGCCCCACCGGTTCCGGTAAATCTACCACCATGGCGGCGATGGTCGATTATTTGAATCAAAGCGCATCAAAAAATGTAATTACTATCGAAGACCCCATAGAATATCTTCATTCAAACAAAAAATGCCTGATTGCTCAGCGTGATCTTGGCGATGACACCAAATCTTTTGCTGTAGCCCTCAAGCATGCCTTACGACACGATCCCGATGTAATCGTTGTTGGTGAAATGAGAGACTTGGAAACCATATCGACCGCGATATCAGCGGCGGAAACCGGCCACCTGGTGGTAGGTACGCTTCACACTACCGATGCGGCCCAGACAGTTGATCGTATTATTGATATTTTCCCTTCTTCCCAGCAACAGCAGGTAAGACTGCAATTCAGTCAGGTACTGGAAGCTGTCTTGGTGCAGACGCTGGTTCCTAAAACAAACTTGAAGGGACGAGTTCCGGCCTTCGAGATCATGACCGCAACTCCTGCCGTCAGGAACCTCATACGTGAACAGAAAACCCATGAACTAACCAATGTTATCCAACTGTCCGGGAAAGATGGGATGATGACATTGGATCAATCATTAGCCGAATTGCTGCGCAAAAACTTGGTTTCAAAGGAAGAAGCCTTGTTGAAAAGCAGTCATCCGGAAAAACTTCAGAAGCTTTTACAATACCAGGCCACAGCAGGCATGCATTGA